Below is a genomic region from Thermus oshimai DSM 12092.
GGCACGGTCCTCCACCTCACCCTGGTCCCAGTGGTCCACCAGGGGGTTACGGCCACGGTGCCCAGCTTTTCCGAAACCCTTCTTGCGGTCTGGCCCCTAAAGGACGTGAACTACACCACCCGGGCCCCCTACACCTACGCCGGCACCCTAAGCGCCACAGACGGCTCCAGCTGGTCCGACCTCCTGGATGGACTAAGGCTCCTCCGCCAGGCGGACGGCAGCGGGCGCTACTACTACGGCTTCGTGCGGGTGGGCTACACCTCGGGGATCGCGGGGATCGGGTACCTCGGCTTCCCCGTGGCCGCGGGCTGGGACTACGCGAGTAGCGCCCCCGCGGTCATGGCCCACGAGCTCGGCCACAACTTCGGGCGGGAGCACGCCCCTTGCGGGGTTTCCGGGGATCCCAACTACCCCTACGCGAACGGGTCCATCGGCACCTGGGGCTACGACCGCAGGAACGGAAGCCTCAAAGACCCCAGCACCTACCGCGACCTCATGAGCTACTGCAGCCCCTTGTGGATCTCCGACTACACCTACGAGGGGGCCCAGGGCTTCCTCGAGGCCAACCCCCCAAGACCCCAAAGCCTAACGCCCTTGGGAAGCGAAGAAAACCTCCTCTTCACCGCCTTGGTGGCGGACGGGCAGGTGCGCCTCAGGCCCCCCCTCCTTGGCCCCTTCCGCCCCGAGGGCCGCCCCTCTTCCTACCGCCTGGAAGCGGATGGGGTCTCCTACCCCGTCTACGCCCTGGAGGACAGCGAAGGCCACCTCCACCTGGAGGCCCTCATCCCCGTGGGGACCTACCGCCGGCTGGCCCTCTACGAGGGAAGCCGCCTCCTCCTGGAACGGACCGCCCCCCTCACCCCCCAGGCCGCGCCCCAGGTGGACCTCCGGGAGGAGGGGGAGGAGGTGGCGGTCCGGGTCCAGGGGGGGACCCACTTCCACCTGGCCCACCTGGCCCCCGACGGGACCCGGACCACCCTGGCCCTCTTCCACCCCACCGGGGAGGCCCGGTTTTCCATCCGGGGCCTTCCCCCGGGAGGGCGGTACGAGGTCCAGGTGACGGAAGGCCTACGGGTGGTGCGCTTCCTCCGCCCGTAGAAAACGCCCTTCCCGGTAGACCACAAGCCCCCGGCGGCGCATCCGCACCAAAAGGCCAAAGAGCCGGGCGCGGCTTAGGCGGGGAAAGCGGGGCTTGAGGGCCAGGAGGAGGGCCTCGAGGTCCTTCCCCTCCCCAAGAAGGGCAAGAATCGCCGCCTCCAACGAGGATTCCCGCATGGCCCCCATTATTGACAGTAGAGGCCTTCCCGTGGTAGGGTGATGCTTGGCTTGGGCCCGTAGCTCAGTTGGATAGAGCGGCTGACTACGGATCAGCAGGTCAGGGGTTCGAATCCTCTCGGGCCCGCCAAGGTGACCCCGGAGGTCCACACTCCGGGGGCTTTCCCTTTACAATGGCCCCATGAAGATCTACACCAAGACCGGGGACGCGGGGGAAACCGGCCTCTATGGGGCCGAGCGGGTGGTGAAGGCCCACCCCCGGGTGGAGGCTTACGGCACCGTGGACGAGGCCAACTCCGCCATCGGCCTGGCCCGAAGCCTCCTCCCCCCCGAACAGCTGGACCTCCAGGACCTCCTGGAACGCATCCAAAACGCCCTCTTTGACCTGGGGGCGGACCTGGCCACGCGCATGGGCAGCCCCTACGAGAAGAACATCGCCCGCATGGACGCGGAGGACGTGGAGGGGCTGGAAAAGGCCATAGACCGCTACCAGGAGGAAAGCCCCCCCTTCCAGGGCTTCATCCTCCCCGGGGGGCACCCCGCGGCCGCCGCGCTCCACCTGGCCCGCACGGTGGTGCGCCGGGCCGAGCGCAAGGTGGTGGCCCTAAGCCGGGAGGAGCCCGTAAACCCCGAGGTCATCCGCTACCTGAACCGGCTTTCCGACCTCCTCTTCGTCCTGGCCCGGGTGGTGAACGCCAGGCTCGGGGTGCGGGAAGAGGGGTGGCTGGTCAAAAAGCGGCGCTAGGCCCAAGGCTTCCCGTACACCCGCACCTCCGCCTGGGGGAAGGCGGTCTCCAAAAGCTCCTTGAGAAAGGCGGCCGCGCTGGGGAGGAGGCCCCCACAGGGGCCTTCCATGTAGAGGAAGAGGTAGCGGGGCCTTCTCGGGGACTGGGAGAAGCCCAGACAGCCCTCGTACTCGGGAAAGTACTCCAGAAAGATCCCGAGGAGGTCCTCTACCAGGTCCCTGGCCTCGGGTAGGGCCTCCACGGAGCTTTTGGGCTTCACCCAGAAGGTCATGGCCTTCATGCCTACCCCCATTATGGGGCGCCGTCTACCCTCTTGCAAAATGATATCACCATGTTAACATGCAGGCATGGTGGAGGCCAAAGGCTTGGAGAAGCGCTACCCCAAAGCCCTAGCCGTAGAGGGGCTGAGCTTTAGGGTGCAGCCGGGGGAGGTCTACGCCCTCCTGGGCCCCAACGGGGCGGGCAAGACCACCACCTTGCGCATGCTGGCCACCCTGGTGCGGCCCAGCGGGGGGGAGGCCTGGGTGGCGGGGTTCCACATCCTCAAAGAGCCCCTCGAGGTCCGCCGGAGGCTGGGGCTGGTGAACGGGGGCATGCGGGTCTACGAAAGGCTTACGGGCCGGGAAGTGCTGGAGTTTTTCGCCGGCTTCTACGGGCTTAAGGGCCGGGCCTTCCGGGAGGCCCTGGACTGGGCGGTGGAGCTTCTTGGCCTGGAGGAAACCCTGGACAAAAAGGTGCTGGAGATGTCCACGGGGATGCGGCAGAAGGTGGTCATCGCCCGGGCCATCCTCCACCGCCCACCGGTCCTCATCCTGGACGAGGCCACCGCAGGGCTGGACATCTTCGCCCGCCGGGCCCTTCTGGACTTCGTGAAGGCCTACCGGGACCTGGGGCACACGGTGGTTTACTCCACCCACGTGATGGCGGAGGCCGAGGAGGTGGCGGATCGGGTGGGGTTCCTCCACCAAGGGCGCCTCCTTTGGGAAGGGGAGAAGGCCGAGGCCCTGGCCCTGGGCGAAGGAA
It encodes:
- a CDS encoding M66 family metalloprotease, translating into MEWGQGVLKERLRLVSGKEALLRVHLVASPDPINLSTPLSGAVYAGGTFRGNLTFTCPNPLPTATLQGDLTTTCRATLPASWMAPGLRVELLADPNNQVAETNEADNARTLTPEVGAGTVLHLTLVPVVHQGVTATVPSFSETLLAVWPLKDVNYTTRAPYTYAGTLSATDGSSWSDLLDGLRLLRQADGSGRYYYGFVRVGYTSGIAGIGYLGFPVAAGWDYASSAPAVMAHELGHNFGREHAPCGVSGDPNYPYANGSIGTWGYDRRNGSLKDPSTYRDLMSYCSPLWISDYTYEGAQGFLEANPPRPQSLTPLGSEENLLFTALVADGQVRLRPPLLGPFRPEGRPSSYRLEADGVSYPVYALEDSEGHLHLEALIPVGTYRRLALYEGSRLLLERTAPLTPQAAPQVDLREEGEEVAVRVQGGTHFHLAHLAPDGTRTTLALFHPTGEARFSIRGLPPGGRYEVQVTEGLRVVRFLRP
- a CDS encoding cob(I)yrinic acid a,c-diamide adenosyltransferase, whose amino-acid sequence is MKIYTKTGDAGETGLYGAERVVKAHPRVEAYGTVDEANSAIGLARSLLPPEQLDLQDLLERIQNALFDLGADLATRMGSPYEKNIARMDAEDVEGLEKAIDRYQEESPPFQGFILPGGHPAAAALHLARTVVRRAERKVVALSREEPVNPEVIRYLNRLSDLLFVLARVVNARLGVREEGWLVKKRR
- a CDS encoding ATP-binding cassette domain-containing protein, whose translation is MVEAKGLEKRYPKALAVEGLSFRVQPGEVYALLGPNGAGKTTTLRMLATLVRPSGGEAWVAGFHILKEPLEVRRRLGLVNGGMRVYERLTGREVLEFFAGFYGLKGRAFREALDWAVELLGLEETLDKKVLEMSTGMRQKVVIARAILHRPPVLILDEATAGLDIFARRALLDFVKAYRDLGHTVVYSTHVMAEAEEVADRVGFLHQGRLLWEGEKAEALALGEGNLERAFVKVVREGWKR